The Apium graveolens cultivar Ventura chromosome 10, ASM990537v1, whole genome shotgun sequence nucleotide sequence catttaATTTTTATTTCAACGAGAAAAGTTTTAAAATATCTTATGTAACTATAACAGATAATAGACTTAAAATACGTGTCAAACACTCTTTTTCTAATGTTAAGAATTTattgggacagagggagtatatcTTATCGATACTAACTAATACTTCATTTGCAACTTTATAATGATAGTTTATACAACGATGGAGGACATCTTGAGTtgattattatatttaaaatttggTTAATATTTACAACGATGGGTGTTTTGTAAAACAATATCGTAGATGGCTTATATTCTAGAATGAAATTAAAAATAAGTTTGGAAGAGATAATACAAAGTGAAAGTGATCTCAAATATACCGATGATGTTATGTACATTGATGAAATTTACCATTGATCAAACATAATTGAACAAACTACATTAATATTCATATAGAAGTTAAaagtattaattttattttaaactTATCATATGCAATATTAAATTTATCATGAATATTCGTGTTTATGTAATTACGTGTATCAAAATATTagatttaaatattaaattaaatttatgtGTCCGTATCGTTTATTTTATAGTTGCAGCTATTCATAATCAATATGTTTCGTTATATAAAATGATAAAATGGGTCGTAGTACATCATCTTTACGCAAAAAACTATAAATAAAAAGTGAGTCTCTAAGTCGTAACCCTCGTTAAATTGTTAAACCATATGTGATACTAAAATTTATTTTGGCTAATAGAGACACAAACTTATTATTTAGGCTAAAAAAATTACACTTAATATGATTCAAATTTAcgtatatatattaaattttatatatgGGACTGATAAATATGTTTCAAAAAATTACAATTTAAGCTTCAATTTCAATTTTGTAGGCATTTTAATTATACACACCATAATTTTTAAATAGTGATTTTCATTGATTTTGTTTTAAATAATAGACTTTGCAGTTTTTttatcaattatatatatatatatatatattatgtaactaaaatcttgcataaaaacattgcaaaatatattattttatgaattatgttctacaaagatcattatttattttcaaaaacttaAACATCATGCATGTAGTGCATGTAGaacattacaaaatattttattctacAAAATAGTTTGCAGAATATTTGTTCAAATAGCAGAACATACacattatacttattaaacttaaataatctttaacaattttaattaattagtgatattcgtagaacatacttcacaaaataatatattttatagtattTTGACTGCTGAACACGGGTGGTCTCCGAGGTATCCAATAAAAAtatggtctccatagaacttttcTATATTATATATGGAGAGAGAGATAAGTTCTACCGTGAAGAATTTAGGGGGGTCATTTTAATTTTGGATCTGAAACAAATAGGTTCAAAAGATGAGAGAATTAACGATCCCCACCAGAAATAGATAAaaaaccaaaatacccaccatttggTGGCTTGGTGTCCAAAATACCATTTGGCGGGAGGAAGTGCCCATTTTACCCCCGAATACGTAAACAGACGTATTCTTTGCAAAAATAAAAAAAGGAATACGCATCTGTAGAATGCGCAGTTCGTCGATATTTTGGGTAGTCTTTTTGCCGGTGGGTATTCTGGGCACTTGAAACTGGAAAGTGGTATATTTTGGGCATTCTTTCTAAGTTCTCTGGAGACCAGTTTTTTTTGGAGACATCGAAGGCGTTCTATAAGTAATATTAcataaaaatattgcaaaacatattattttgccAATCATACTCTACAAATAtccttattttatttaaaatcttgaaaattatatatgtaatgcatgtaaaatattacaaaaatattttattctgtAAAACATGTTAAGGTTGCTGAACATTTGTTCAGTTTGCAGAACATATACACATATTTGACTGATTAAACTTAAACGattttcaataattttaattaattagtCATACTCGTAAAATATACtttgaaaaataatatatttaatagttttttgattgcagaacatatatggtcTACAAGGTCTCAAGTCGTCCTTATAAAAtttcctatatatatattataattttaaaagctaAATATTTGTTAATTATAGGAGTTTATTTTAATTCAATTTGTATATATGTGATTTGAATTTTAAATCTTTGTAATTAATATGTTATAGATATTATCAAGTCCACAAATCCTCAATCtaaaaatcaaaatgttcgagattctaaaattaattaactcGTCCTATCAAAATATGGGACCCAGCTATAAATCAACAAAAGCCAAACATTCTTGGAATTATTTGGGATTCCAAAATTTGGAACAATATCTTTGATATTATTGtttcaaattttattaattttatttgtaTCTGACATATTAAATATTACATTAGATATTCTCTCTCCATCTTATACCATCTTCCACTCTCTATTCTTTCTCTCCTTTCTCTCAATCCCAACATTCTTACACAATGGCGGAATTAACAGCAAACCAGGTACTGATCAGTAGAGGATCATGGGTGGAGGTCTCCTTAGACCATCCCCGTTTTAGTAAATCCTGGTACAAAGCCACAGTTCTCCGTCTGTGTACACAAAAAATACAAGTCAAATTACAGAACCTCTCCGATCCTGACACGAATGGACCACTTATACGATTTGTAGATCTGGAAAGGGTTCGGCCCATTCCTCCACCAGATCACCCAGGAGTCAGGTTCTTTGAAGGAATGAAAGTCAATGTTAAAGAAGATGGCGGGTGGTGGGAAGCTCTTATATTAACTGTGCACGACTCCATTGAAAAATTCACTGTATTTATGGAATCAAATTGGACAATAAGACAATTTTCTGGGTCTGAACTTAGGATGCACTGGGTATGGGATAACAACTGGGTCCTACCTACACAACATCAAGAGTAAGTTTGTTTTTATTTTGGTTCCCTGCCTAGCAAATTTTAATCTCCCCTTTTATATCAATTAATGTTCCAtcttatttttatataaaaatatactctTACTTCCTCcatttctaaaaaaaataaaattatgtcAATATTGTGGGAAAGTTTTATTCTTTTTATGAATCATATGTGTTGGCATAAATTATAAACTTTAATCTggaataaaaaaacaaaaaaaaacatgattttaaaaaaaaaactttttATCTTTATGAATCTTATAGCATAAATTATAAAGTTTAATTTTATATGCTATTCTTGAAACCCTTGTAAAAATTAGATGTTCTAAAAAAATGGAAGGATGAAATTAGATGTATCCAAtattttttctctttacttaATTACCTAATTACCTAGGTCAACTTCTGATGAAGCTCCTGAGGATGAAAGCGGAAAGCCCTCCTGCCAGCAGCCGCCGTGTAGCTAAAAAGGTATCAATATCAAAATAAAGAAAAACTAATAATATTTTGTCAATTGAAACTGAATATATATTATTACtgtaaaattattatttttttaaattaattaaaccAATGCAGATACAGGCTGCCATCCTGCTGCGACTATGAAAGAGGCTGCGGCTAGAGTCTGATTTCTTATTTGTTCAGCTACATGAACCAAACCCTATGTGCATGTTTAGAATGTTTTTTATGTTACTATCAAACCGGTGCTGAATTTCCCTTACTTCCCGTTGTTATGAATGATTAGACTGGCATTTTTGTTTTGTGTTGATAGAGTTGTTTTTATCTCTATACCTTTCATGCCATTGGTTTATTGTTTTACTGAGAGTTCACAACATATCTAATATTTTTAGTTCCCCCAGGTGTTTCCTTACACCTTGTTAAATTATTTTTCAACCGGATCATGTTGATCAGTCAAAATTGATGGGGAACATATATTATAATTCAAGAAAATGTAAGTCAAAATGTGATCTTGAGATCAAGAGTTTGTAAACTTTTCCAGTATCAAATATGATGCAACTTCAACTTCTAGAAGCCAAAAAAAAGCAACTtcatttttagaaaaaaattattaaaattaatgaTATTTTTTAGTAGCTACTACCcattagcataatatacatgtCTGATGATTCTGTATTGTATTTAGAACCATCCATTTCTATTTATTTGTCTTGTTGTACATTAAAATTGACGAAATATAGTTATAgaattgaaaaataattataaaagTTATAATATTAGAAAATACATGTAATATACTTTTAATAGGTAATAAagttataataatttttaatttactaTCAAAGTTAGATCAACCACAAATAGATCATTAATTTGAAACTGGGGAGGGAGTAACATTTATTTTCATTCTAGTTAGtcttatattattattattgactgtcttaagttaaaaaaatgaattaataTGGGGTTCATTATAACTCAAGTTGGAAGTTACACCCTATCTTGTTTTGCTAATCTTTTTTCTGTTATGAGTATAAATTTTGAAGTATATATGTACTATGCTACATATAAATGTTACTACTATATAGAGGGATATTTATACATTAAACTATTTGTAGAGCTAGTTATATATATCCTTCTCAAGAAAATGGTGTTACTAAAACTACCAAAACATTACTTCAGATATATAACATATTTCCTCCACGTATAACAGACTGTTCTAGGCACACATACAGATATAAACTAGATGTAAACGTTTTCAGTAAATTTAAAGACTGAAAATACAATGTTATGCTAAGGAAAATAAAACCCAGAGATGCACGAAAAGAgatgaaaattaaaataataaaagcCTGAAGGAAATATGAAGTTAGGCTTGAAGGCACATCAGTGAAAGCCCGAAGGCAGAAAGTTTACAAATTCAATAAGTAAAACTAGTCGGAGAGATCTTCTTTGGGGTTGGAGGAGATGATGAGAGGCTCATCATCGACAGTCTTATCGACAGGTTGGTCCATGCCTGGGTCAAGTAGGAGCTTGTGATCCCAACCCCTGTCATGAGCCCGAATCGCCGCCTCGTCAAAGCCTATTTGGAAGAACCGCTCCACGGTAACctctagcttcttcttctctttaTGAAGCAATTTCCTTGAGGCTTTCAGCTGGGTTTCCCTACGAGCAACCTTCTACTTTTAACCTAGAGAGATCCTCCTCTAAGTTCTTTTTATCAGTCGAAAAAGCTGAAGCCTGCCCCTCCGACATCTATAGGGCCTTCTGTACACGCCCTAGTGCCTCTTCAACCCGGGTCGTCCTGACCTTCACCTGAACCACCACTTTCATTCGAGCTTGCATATCCTGGACCTTATCAGCCACAACATCCTCCCAAGGGACAGCTtgagaaaaaaatgaaaaaaaaaattacgGCAAGGAGAATACGAAGGGAAGAAAGAAATTGAGATAAAAACTAAGGCAAAATATACCTCAGAAAGGTGAGCCACAAGCTCGGTGTAGGCATCCAAAGGGTCGACGGTAGCATAAACAACTCGGTCCTTAAGAAGCATCAATCCCCTGCAAAGGTTCGGACCGACCTTCCTTACGGCTGCTGGGGCCTGGTAGACTATAGATTCCGACAACAATACACCCCATTTCAGAGCATACATCTCGATAAAATCACCACCCGGTGCCCGGAGCCTCTTCCGGTGTTCGGCCTCCATATCCAACAGTTCAGACCTATTTTCACCAGTATGCTCCAAGAAAGGAGTATGTGAGTGAGCATGAGAAGGGATGGGTGCCCGTAAATCGGCGATCTCAGGATGAGAACTTCCTACAACAGCCCTCTCCAAGGCAAACTTTTCTTCGGCCTTACGCCGCTCCCTTTCCACCACAGCTTGATGGGAAATCACTGCAAAAAAAAAGACAAAACAAATAAGGAAAATGTCTCATGCTGAAGTCAGGAGAAATAGTGGATTTATACAAGTACAAAGTAGAGGAAGAATATAACTAAAGCATGAGAAGAGGACAGAAAAGTGTTACCAGTACCCCATAGGGAGAACAACCAATATCTGTCCCGACTACCGGTCAACGACACCTTGAGAATGTCCAAAGACACCAACTTCCCGTAATCAATAACCTCCCTCCACTTAAGGGTGAGCATCTTCAACCGAGTCGGTTCGACCTCACCCCAAAATCCGAACTGGCTAGATAGATTTTAAAAATGAAACACCACTGCGTGTGGCTTTTTTGTTACTGGAATTGGTGAAACACCAGTCCCCTCAGCCAGCTCTTCGGCCGATAGTGTAGGATCCCGGGCTTTTCCCGTTCCTCCAGAAATCGTAATGGAACCAGAACAACCGGGTTGAAGGTTTAATCTTCGCCTCCAAGCATCGACATTGGAAGCTATTGATGTGAATGAATCTATTTGGATTCATATGAGAAATGAGATTTTCATCTGCCTGAACAGATACGTCAGCAGCTTTATGAGAGGGACACGGAAGCCGTATTTAAAGGCAGTTTCAGAAATTCCGACTGCGTAATCCCTACTGCTCGAAGGGACTGGTGTATTGAAGATCCGGTATGAAGCCTTGGGTTCTAAGGATGGTAAGGCCCCTCAGAATTTGGTAGTTTTCATAGAATGTTTCAATGTCCGAAGTCCTCAGTTGAGTGAGGTTGTTAGCAGCTGGAAAAGCAGCTATATCGCTAAAATAGGCCGGACCACTTGGTACCAAAGGACCTCCTTCATGGAGCCGATCCATAATCATGCATCCGAAAATAAGAAAAGGTTAGCCGTGTACGCGGATTGCATAACTAAAGGAAAAAGACTACAAAAGGGAGACCGAGTACAGGTGGCCAGGATCGGTCCGATGAAGGGACGAAGTCTTGTGGACTTGGGGGATCAGCTCCCGAAGTGTGTTCTAAGGCTTGGATATTCCGAAGAACATTCAAGGCTTACAACACACCTGCATGCCATCTTTAAATCCTGACAAGTCTCTACacaataaaagaaaaataaaaaataataagaaaGGGTGTCTGTGGGACGGTTCCCGAAGACTGTTCCAAAACTTGATCACGTCGAAGCCTTTTAAAGCCCATAAATAGTTTCGCTTACCCTCTTTAAACCCCTCTAGACTAAAAATGAAAGAAACAAacaaagaaaagaagaaagacACGGGAATGCCTAAAAATCCTGTACAGATTCCAACTACAGCAAAACTTTCCCCCAAAACCATTTTTCAAGG carries:
- the LOC141691628 gene encoding DUF724 domain-containing protein 6-like — translated: MAELTANQVLISRGSWVEVSLDHPRFSKSWYKATVLRLCTQKIQVKLQNLSDPDTNGPLIRFVDLERVRPIPPPDHPGVRFFEGMKVNVKEDGGWWEALILTVHDSIEKFTVFMESNWTIRQFSGSELRMHWVWDNNWVLPTQHQE